In Vibrio alfacsensis, the following proteins share a genomic window:
- a CDS encoding B12-binding domain-containing radical SAM protein has product MNFEGKVYRPWPEYRSILIQTTLGCSINTCTFCSMFDDKRFKVRPIEDVIKDIEEARVIYPHVESIFLIDGNVMAARTDYLLKIFDKLRSTFPECKKISLYSGLNDFRRKTVTELKELKDAGLDMAYSGLESGDRLVLERIKKRMSPEQAIEGMAMAKEAGIEVLLSFIFGLGGRERSREHIIATTDILNQINPEQIAPMALAIQPGTVMEQEVKNGEFIMPTQLQVLEEEKYLLENLNIDTFYWGDHGNNLVPQKGWLLDSREDFLKNINHAIASNPMAKDNVIQTFSW; this is encoded by the coding sequence ATGAACTTTGAAGGCAAAGTTTACCGACCATGGCCGGAATACCGTAGCATTCTTATCCAAACCACATTGGGCTGTAGCATTAACACCTGCACATTTTGCAGTATGTTTGATGATAAACGATTTAAAGTGCGCCCAATTGAAGATGTAATTAAGGATATTGAAGAAGCACGTGTTATCTATCCGCATGTCGAATCCATTTTCCTGATTGATGGGAATGTAATGGCAGCGCGCACTGACTATTTGCTTAAGATCTTCGACAAATTGCGCTCCACTTTTCCAGAGTGCAAAAAGATTTCGCTTTACAGTGGGTTGAACGATTTTCGCCGTAAAACCGTTACCGAACTAAAAGAGTTGAAAGATGCGGGTCTCGATATGGCCTACTCTGGTCTTGAATCTGGCGATCGTCTCGTATTGGAGCGCATCAAAAAGCGTATGTCTCCTGAGCAAGCGATTGAGGGAATGGCGATGGCAAAAGAAGCTGGCATTGAAGTTTTGTTGTCTTTCATATTTGGTTTAGGTGGCCGAGAGCGTTCGCGTGAACACATCATTGCTACAACGGACATTTTAAACCAAATCAATCCAGAGCAAATTGCCCCGATGGCATTGGCCATTCAGCCTGGAACCGTGATGGAGCAAGAAGTGAAAAATGGAGAGTTCATCATGCCAACACAATTGCAGGTTCTTGAGGAAGAAAAATACCTACTCGAAAATCTGAATATAGATACGTTCTATTGGGGTGATCATGGCAACAACCTCGTCCCACAGAAAGGTTGGTTATTAGATTCTCGAGAAGATTTCTTGAAAAATATCAATCATGCGATTGCGTCAAACCCAATGGCAAAAGATAACGTCATTCAGACTTTCTCTTGGTAG
- a CDS encoding PLP-dependent aminotransferase family protein, with amino-acid sequence MEIAKSLQQVKSSYIREILAAASDKNVISLAGGLPDEKTFPIELMKPTLENLANMPEVFQYGSTAGYTPLLEFLGQYFQLPDSHIAMITTGSQQGLDLIARAYVNPGDKVVMEAPSYLGAMQVFGLVQAEIVTVSQTEFGPNLEELEQCFATQKPKMFYAVPDFHNPTGVCWALETRQKVAELCIQYDVALIEDAPYRELRFSGEALPLVSDFCPQHSIVLRSFSKIASPGLRIGVVTGKRSYLEPLIKIKQGADLHSSVPMQALLFGLLQHDNFSTHITTICELYKSRYDVMFTELQKQLPASCLLKPVNGGMFVWVEIPECDTFELAKLLLANGVAVVPSPVFYPEGSKAKAALRLNFTNATTEELTTAVTRLADVLNGL; translated from the coding sequence ATGGAAATTGCAAAGTCACTACAGCAAGTAAAATCCTCTTATATCCGAGAAATCCTTGCGGCCGCGAGCGATAAGAATGTCATCTCGCTTGCTGGCGGCTTACCGGACGAAAAAACCTTCCCAATCGAACTGATGAAGCCAACGCTAGAAAACCTTGCCAACATGCCAGAGGTTTTCCAATACGGCTCAACGGCGGGGTATACCCCACTTCTTGAGTTTCTCGGCCAATACTTTCAACTGCCAGATTCGCATATCGCGATGATCACAACAGGCTCACAACAAGGCCTAGACTTAATTGCCCGTGCCTATGTGAACCCGGGTGATAAAGTCGTCATGGAAGCGCCAAGCTATCTAGGTGCAATGCAAGTCTTTGGATTGGTTCAAGCAGAGATTGTGACCGTATCTCAAACCGAGTTCGGCCCAAACCTTGAAGAGCTAGAGCAATGCTTTGCAACACAGAAACCTAAAATGTTCTACGCTGTACCTGATTTCCATAACCCTACGGGCGTCTGTTGGGCACTAGAAACGCGTCAGAAAGTCGCAGAGCTTTGTATTCAATATGATGTAGCACTGATTGAAGACGCACCTTATCGTGAACTGCGATTTTCAGGTGAAGCGCTGCCGTTGGTCTCTGATTTCTGCCCACAACACTCGATAGTATTGCGCTCTTTTTCTAAGATTGCCTCGCCTGGTTTACGTATTGGGGTGGTCACAGGGAAGCGCAGCTACCTAGAACCACTCATCAAAATTAAACAAGGCGCGGATTTGCATTCTAGCGTACCGATGCAAGCGCTGTTGTTCGGTCTGCTTCAACACGATAACTTTTCTACTCACATCACGACCATTTGTGAACTGTACAAGTCGCGCTATGATGTGATGTTCACAGAGCTTCAAAAACAGCTACCAGCAAGCTGCCTATTAAAGCCCGTGAATGGTGGCATGTTCGTTTGGGTCGAGATCCCAGAGTGCGACACGTTCGAATTGGCCAAATTACTGTTAGCCAATGGCGTCGCGGTGGTCCCAAGTCCCGTTTTCTACCCTGAGGGTTCAAAAGCAAAAGCCGCTTTGCGTTTAAACTTCACTAATGCCACCACCGAAGAACTCACCACCGCGGTTACTCGCTTAGCCGATGTATTAAACGGACTATAA
- a CDS encoding LysR family transcriptional regulator yields the protein MNIEHLKLFVRLASTHNISMAGQELGLSPAVASAHINKLEEGLGVRLVHRTTRKVSLTEEGQAFLPHAEEVLATVEAARGAVGVGHNSPTGTLRVTAPASFGRLHLVPALKGFMEAYPELTVDFRFSDSIIDMVEGGFDVAIRLAELKDSTLVARKLAPDRRIMVASPKYLEEHGTPQTPQDLAKHKCVTLMGLDNWVFETPEGQYALRASGRFRTDNGDAMRDACIDGLGVTINSIWSVYKQLQKGELVEILEDYPLVMNASIWAVYPSSRLIAPKVRAFIDYFAEYYGQPPYWERELAASQK from the coding sequence ATGAACATAGAACATCTAAAGCTTTTCGTCCGCTTGGCATCGACCCACAACATTAGTATGGCAGGGCAAGAGCTAGGTTTATCTCCTGCTGTTGCCAGTGCACACATTAATAAACTCGAAGAGGGGTTAGGTGTACGTTTAGTTCATCGAACCACGCGCAAAGTGTCACTGACGGAAGAGGGGCAGGCATTCTTGCCGCATGCTGAAGAAGTATTAGCGACTGTAGAGGCAGCTCGAGGTGCTGTCGGCGTTGGCCACAATTCACCAACAGGAACACTCAGAGTGACGGCTCCTGCTTCATTTGGTCGTCTTCATCTTGTACCAGCATTGAAAGGGTTTATGGAAGCTTACCCAGAGTTGACAGTGGATTTTCGTTTTTCTGATTCGATCATTGATATGGTGGAAGGCGGCTTTGATGTCGCAATTCGCTTAGCGGAATTAAAGGATTCAACCTTGGTGGCACGGAAACTTGCTCCAGATCGCCGTATTATGGTGGCTTCACCGAAATATTTGGAAGAACACGGCACGCCGCAGACACCTCAAGATCTCGCCAAGCATAAATGTGTGACACTCATGGGGTTAGATAATTGGGTGTTTGAAACGCCGGAGGGACAATATGCGCTCCGAGCTTCAGGGCGTTTTCGAACGGATAACGGTGATGCTATGCGTGATGCTTGCATTGATGGGCTTGGTGTCACGATCAACTCGATTTGGAGTGTTTATAAACAGTTGCAAAAAGGGGAGTTGGTCGAAATATTAGAAGATTACCCATTGGTGATGAATGCCAGTATTTGGGCGGTGTACCCGAGTTCACGCTTAATCGCCCCTAAAGTCCGTGCTTTTATCGATTACTTTGCGGAGTATTACGGCCAACCGCCTTACTGGGAAAGAGAGTTAGCAGCGTCTCAAAAATAA
- a CDS encoding YdcH family protein yields MLGENHSLTHEFPEHLDTINQLTANDTSFAETAKNYNSLDKEIRELELRGNPIDDNEMNALKHNRAELKDWLYSKIMSA; encoded by the coding sequence ATGTTAGGCGAAAATCACTCATTAACTCATGAATTCCCAGAACACTTAGACACCATTAATCAATTAACCGCAAATGACACATCATTCGCAGAGACAGCAAAAAATTATAACTCGTTAGATAAGGAGATTCGAGAACTTGAACTGCGCGGAAACCCTATTGATGACAATGAAATGAATGCCCTAAAACACAATCGAGCAGAACTTAAAGATTGGCTGTACTCCAAAATAATGAGTGCGTAG
- a CDS encoding AraC family transcriptional regulator — translation MNQQQVSRINDVLFYIHQDISRELSAKELAEVAAYSEQHFHRIFKEVVGESIHQYIRRTRMEYAANQLMFDTKSSVLDIANKCGFSSVSSFSRAFKATFELSPGAWRKHDLHVAEKPYLKDPEVAAGYHRVAKRTLPEPKIIEVPQRFAAYVRHEGYNRSIRNAWLVLKAWASSENRDFSVQFGLHHSNPAWVELDKCRYVACMAIDKPLKYRGVVNQMTIPGGLHAVFHLTGVYGELLPQISMVLEKWLPSSGFKQRSTPAYVHYQQNHFINHEERFELDFYLPISFF, via the coding sequence ATGAACCAGCAGCAAGTATCCAGAATTAATGATGTTTTGTTTTATATTCACCAAGATATTAGTCGTGAATTGTCGGCAAAAGAGTTAGCTGAGGTCGCCGCGTATTCTGAACAGCACTTCCATCGGATATTTAAGGAGGTCGTGGGAGAGTCGATTCATCAATATATTCGTCGAACTCGCATGGAGTATGCTGCGAACCAGCTAATGTTTGATACTAAATCGTCGGTGCTAGATATCGCGAATAAGTGTGGTTTTAGTTCGGTGTCTTCATTCAGTCGAGCTTTTAAAGCCACTTTTGAACTTTCACCGGGTGCATGGCGAAAACACGATTTACATGTGGCGGAAAAACCCTATCTGAAAGACCCAGAAGTGGCCGCTGGATATCATCGCGTTGCAAAACGAACGTTACCAGAACCTAAAATTATCGAAGTTCCTCAGCGATTTGCGGCATATGTAAGGCATGAGGGTTATAACCGATCCATTCGAAATGCGTGGCTGGTACTGAAAGCCTGGGCCAGTTCTGAAAACCGCGATTTTTCTGTGCAATTTGGGCTTCATCATTCCAATCCTGCATGGGTAGAGCTCGATAAATGCAGATACGTTGCTTGTATGGCGATCGATAAACCTCTCAAATATCGAGGTGTGGTGAATCAAATGACCATTCCTGGAGGGCTTCATGCCGTGTTCCATTTAACAGGTGTGTATGGAGAACTGCTGCCACAGATCAGCATGGTGCTTGAAAAGTGGTTACCGAGTTCAGGTTTTAAGCAGCGCTCAACGCCAGCATACGTTCATTACCAACAAAATCACTTTATAAATCATGAAGAAAGGTTTGAATTAGACTTTTACCTGCCTATCAGTTTCTTTTAA
- a CDS encoding SDR family NAD(P)-dependent oxidoreductase — protein sequence MQKIILITGSTDGIGLETAKALVADGHHVIIHGRNPTKVHNVEQRLVEMNSGKVESIVADLSSLSAVKQMVVEVAERFGKLDVIINNAGIFATEHVDTEDGLDVRFAVNTIAPYMLTKELLPLLDNTGRIVNLSSAAQAPVNLDALMGNKSLNDGEAYAQSKLALTMWSRLLGLQLKNVGPMIVSVNPKSFLGSKMVKDAYGIAGNDIGLGVDILIRAALSEEFSQAHGAYFDNDIEAFAAPHRDAMNDTKSQQVVDVIEAIINKLA from the coding sequence ATGCAAAAAATCATTCTGATTACGGGCTCGACTGACGGTATTGGCTTAGAAACAGCAAAGGCTTTGGTTGCTGATGGGCATCATGTAATTATACATGGTCGTAACCCAACGAAAGTTCACAATGTTGAGCAACGTTTAGTCGAAATGAACAGCGGTAAAGTGGAGAGCATTGTCGCGGATCTGTCTTCACTGAGCGCGGTTAAGCAAATGGTCGTTGAAGTAGCAGAGCGTTTTGGCAAACTCGATGTCATCATCAATAACGCAGGTATCTTTGCCACAGAACATGTCGATACAGAAGACGGCTTAGACGTTCGTTTCGCGGTAAATACCATCGCACCGTACATGCTAACTAAAGAGCTGTTGCCATTGTTAGATAATACTGGACGCATTGTAAACTTGTCTTCGGCTGCACAAGCTCCGGTGAATCTTGACGCATTAATGGGGAATAAATCCCTTAACGATGGTGAAGCCTATGCGCAAAGCAAATTGGCACTCACAATGTGGTCTCGCTTATTAGGGCTACAACTGAAGAATGTTGGCCCAATGATCGTCTCGGTAAACCCTAAATCTTTCCTTGGCAGCAAAATGGTCAAAGATGCATACGGCATTGCAGGAAACGATATTGGTTTAGGTGTAGACATTCTTATTCGAGCGGCATTATCCGAGGAGTTCTCTCAAGCTCACGGCGCTTACTTTGACAATGACATTGAAGCCTTTGCTGCGCCTCATCGTGATGCAATGAATGACACAAAATCACAGCAAGTCGTTGATGTGATTGAGGCCATCATTAACAAACTGGCTTAA